One stretch of Pseudomonas sp. NC02 DNA includes these proteins:
- the greB gene encoding transcription elongation factor GreB — protein sequence MSTKLITKEGHEALKKELDYLWREKRPDTTRKVTWAASLGDRSENADYQYNKKLLREIDRRVRYLRKRLEDMRVVEYMPEQEGKVFFGAWVEIENEQGETKRFRIVGYDEIYERMDYISIDSPMARALLRKEVDDEALVQTPSGEVCWWITAIEYVK from the coding sequence TTGAGCACCAAGCTGATTACCAAAGAAGGTCATGAGGCCCTGAAAAAGGAGCTTGATTACCTGTGGCGAGAAAAGCGCCCTGATACCACCCGCAAAGTGACGTGGGCGGCCTCCCTGGGGGACAGGAGCGAAAACGCTGACTACCAGTACAACAAGAAGCTGCTGCGGGAAATTGATCGTCGGGTGCGTTATTTACGCAAGCGCCTGGAAGACATGCGCGTGGTCGAGTACATGCCCGAGCAGGAAGGGAAGGTGTTTTTCGGCGCCTGGGTGGAGATTGAAAACGAACAGGGCGAGACCAAGCGGTTTCGCATCGTGGGGTACGACGAGATCTATGAACGTATGGACTACATCTCCATCGACTCACCCATGGCCCGGGCACTGTTGCGCAAGGAAGTGGATGACGAGGCGCTCGTGCAGACCCCGAGTGGCGAAGTGTGCTGGTGGATCACCGCTATCGAATATGTGAAGTGA